From Pleuronectes platessa chromosome 17, fPlePla1.1, whole genome shotgun sequence, one genomic window encodes:
- the emc7b gene encoding ER membrane protein complex subunit 7: MFHRERSPLLWLLLQAAVAATWCFTDMEAGPGGAGVATQPNGEYGFKIEGRAVVPGVKTQDWVSTARVLVEGEEFVGFLRTDGSFAVNDVPPGSYVVEIVTPNFRFEPVRVDITSKGKMRARLVNYIKTSEVIRQPYPLQIRASGPHSYFMKRETWGWTDFLMNPMVMMMVLPLLIIVLLPKVVNTNDPEMRKEMEQSMNMLNPNPELPDVSELMTKLFSGSKGSSKASSSSSSKGTRPAVKRR; encoded by the exons ATGTTCCACCGGGAGAGGAGCCCGCTGCTGTGGCTGCTCCTGCAGGCCGCGGTCGCCGCGACGTGGTGCTTCACCGACATGGAAGCGGGGCCTGGCGGCGCAGGTGTTGCGACGCAGCCCAACGGGGAGTACGGCTTCAAGATCGAGGGCAGGGCCGTGGTGCCCGGCGTGAAGACGCAGGACTGGGTGTCCACGGCCCGGGTCctggtggagggagaggagttCGTCGGGTTCTTGAG AACCGATGGAAGTTTTGCAGTGAATGACGTCCCTCCAGGATCTTACGTGGTGGAAATTGTTACCCCGAATTTTAGATTTGAACCAGTGCGTGTGGATATCACGTCCAAAGGCAAAATGAG GGCACGTCTTGTGAACTACATCAAGACATCAGAAGTAATTCGGCAGCCGTATCCTCTTCAGATCAGGGCCAGCGGCCCTCACAGCTACTTCATGAAGAGGGAGACCTGGGGCTGGACAGACTTCCTCATGAACCCCATG GTCATGATGATGGTTCTGCCCCTGctgatcattgtcttgctgccTAAAGTGGTCAACACCAACGACCCAGAGATGAGAAAG GAAATGGAGCAGTCCATGAACATGCTGAACCCCAACCCTGAGCTTCCAGACGTCTCGGAGCTCATGACCAAGCTGTTCTCCGGCTCCAAGGGCTCCAGCAAggcaagcagcagcagcagcagcaagggcACGAGGCCGGCTGTCAAGAGGAGGTAG
- the LOC128460118 gene encoding muscarinic acetylcholine receptor M5-like, with amino-acid sequence MENSTFGNTSHVGMTAHGVWEVIAIATVSAIVSLITIVGNVLVLLSFKVNSQLKTVNNYYLLSLAFADLIIGVLSMNLYTTYILMGYWSLGNLACDLWLAVDYVASNASVMNLLVISFDRYFSITRPLTYRAKRTPKRAAIMIGLAWMVSFVLWAPPILCWQYFVGERKVPKEQCQIQFLTEPVITFGTAIAAFYIPVSVMTILYCRIYKETQRRTKDLAELQGLATENIPEGIKPQKTLIHSCFHFTRERRDRSQASWSSSNQSNATKTTTRSDEAWAKADQITSFNSYTSSEEEEHHASLETPQGSFKEPSSGQSNKNGQVTDYAEDQFFSSPQKRNSKKGIAYKFRPGSKGKKSSPPPAAPCLPETEPPAPHASPSASSTTSKPMDPVLKSQITKRKRMVLVKEKKAAQTLSAILLAFILTWTPYNIMVLISTFCTECIPMSLWHLGYWLCYVNSTINPMCYALCNKTFQKTFRMLLLCQWRRRRRGEDKLYWCGQNPNANNKVT; translated from the coding sequence atggAGAACAGCACCTTCGGGAACACGTCACACGTCGGAATGACAGCTCACGGCGTTTGGGAGGTGATCGCCATCGCCACGGTGTCGGCCATCGTTAGCCTGATAACTATCGTTGGGAACGTGCTGGTGCTGCTGTCGTTCAAAGTGAACAGCCAGCTGAAGACTGTGAACAACTACTACCTCCTGAGTTTGGCGTTCGCTGACCTCATCATCGGCGTGCTGTCCATGAACTTGTACACCACATACATACTGATGGGTTACTGGTCCTTGGGGAACCTGGCGTGTGACCTCTGGCTTGCAGTGGACTATGTGGCCAGCAACGCTTCGGTCATGAACCTGCTCGTCATCAGCTTCGACAGGTACTTCTCCATCACGAGGCCGCTGACCTACCGGGCGAAGAGGACTCCAAAGAGAGCCGCCATCATGATCGGACTCGCATGGATGGTGTCTTTCGTCCTCTGGGCGCCACCCATCCTGTGCTGGCAGTACTTTGTAGGAGAGAGAAAAGTGCCTAAGGAACAGTGTCAGATCCAGTTTTTGACCGAGCCTGTGATCACATTTGGAACCGCCATCGCTGCTTTCTACATCCCCGTCTCTGTGATGACTATCCTGTACTGCAGGATCTACAAGGAGACGCAGAGACGCACCAAAGACCTGGCGGAGCTGCAAGGCCTCGCGACAGAAAATATTCCAGAAGGAATTAAACCGCAGAAAACTCTCATTCACTCCTGCTTTCATTTCACCCGAGAGAGGAGGGACCGGAGTCAGGCCTCCTGGTCCTCATCCAACCAAAGCAACGCCACCAAGACGACCACCAGGTCCGACGAGGCCTGGGCCAAAGCCGACCAGATCACTTCCTTCAACAGCTACACCtcatctgaggaggaggagcaccaCGCCTCACTGGAGACTCCACAGGGGTCTTTCAAAGAGCCAAGCAGTGGGCAGAGTAATAAGAACGGGCAAGTGACTGATTATGCAGAAGATcagtttttctcctctcctcaaaAGAGGAACAGCAAAAAGGGCATTGCTTATAAATTCAGACCTGGCTCAAAGGGTAAAAAGAGCAGTCCCCCACCTGCAGCCCCCTGCCTGCCGGAAACAGAGCCGCCCGCCCCACACGCCTCCCCGtctgcctcctccaccacctccaaaCCCATGGACCCCGTCCTGAAGAGCCAGATcaccaagaggaagaggatggtgctggtgaaggagaagaaagcGGCCCAGACTCTCAGCGCCATCCTCCTGGCCTTCATCCTCACGTGGACGCCGTACAACATCATGGTGCTCATCTCCACCTTCTGCACCGAGTGCATCCCCATGTCCCTGTGGCACCTGGGCTACTGGCTGTGCTACGTCAACAGCACCATCAACCCCATGTGCTACGCCCTGTGCAACAAAACCTTCCAGAAGACCTTCCgcatgctgctgctctgccagtggaggaggaggaggagaggcgagGACAAGCTGTACTGGTGCGGACAAAACCCAAACGCCAACAATAAAGTGACTTGA